The following are encoded in a window of Armatimonadota bacterium genomic DNA:
- the thiL gene encoding thiamine-phosphate kinase has protein sequence MREVDLIKRFASLFPAADLSDDAAIIPFSDTNLILTMDMLLEGIHFDRRWCDAYSIGWKAATASLSDLAAMRAKPLALGWSVGIRPDDTEWTLEAARGLADCCARFGCPVVGGDTNRSDCAAIDVVALGTSDHPSRRSTAQAGDALLVSGPLGASLTGLLDLRKHGRTASLTPIHEAHLRPIPRLDFARHETAVHWSAAMDISDGLSADLPKLCAASGLGAQVEPESVPVHPGAKEYALQNDLDPLMIALQGGEDYELLVASSNPDPLIAAGWIRIGQLTSDHGIDWGGVNPPEGYDHFG, from the coding sequence ATGCGCGAAGTTGATCTGATCAAGCGATTCGCGTCGCTCTTCCCTGCCGCGGATTTGTCGGACGATGCCGCGATCATCCCGTTTAGCGATACGAACCTGATCCTGACGATGGACATGCTGCTCGAAGGCATTCACTTTGACCGTCGATGGTGCGACGCTTATTCGATCGGATGGAAAGCGGCAACAGCCTCCTTGAGCGATCTGGCAGCCATGCGGGCCAAGCCCCTTGCCTTGGGCTGGTCGGTCGGAATCAGGCCGGACGACACCGAATGGACACTGGAAGCCGCACGAGGGCTGGCCGACTGTTGCGCGCGCTTCGGCTGTCCTGTAGTAGGGGGCGATACGAACCGAAGCGATTGTGCCGCGATCGATGTCGTTGCGCTGGGAACGAGCGACCACCCATCTCGACGCTCCACCGCGCAAGCTGGCGATGCGTTATTGGTCAGCGGGCCATTGGGCGCGTCTCTGACAGGACTGCTGGACTTACGAAAGCATGGCAGGACAGCATCCCTTACGCCCATTCATGAGGCCCACCTTCGACCTATTCCGCGCCTCGATTTTGCCCGGCACGAAACCGCCGTCCATTGGTCTGCTGCGATGGACATCAGCGACGGCCTCTCCGCCGACCTGCCCAAGTTGTGCGCGGCATCGGGTTTGGGCGCTCAAGTCGAACCTGAGTCGGTCCCTGTCCATCCAGGAGCAAAAGAATATGCGCTTCAGAACGACCTCGACCCGCTGATGATCGCTCTGCAAGGCGGAGAAGATTACGAACTGCTTGTCGCAAGTTCAAATCCCGACCCCTTGATCGCCGCAGGTTGGATTCGCATCGGCCAACTGACGAGCGACCACGGGATCGATTGGGGCGGCGTCAACCCGCCCGAAGGCTACGATCACTTTGGCTGA
- a CDS encoding AAA family ATPase codes for MLSQQAFCGRQAEIEQIDRWLLRAASGQGGVFLLLGEPGVGKTTLMRQCLVEAEKHGLLAFDAWCRGADWEPPWYPALALLEQIEREFQDHPQIASFAQALQSWTEAPQRSGWHFAHQLGRQLRTFARVRPFVMLIDDAHQASDALLNMIRGWLPLVRHEPLGIMLCARSTHRNDSLHDLLQETVQYGLGEYLRLANFSLEETESYLSTVGATVSAEEAHRLSLGNPLFLAEMARGAEVNGEAGPESVRSLVARRFESLQPAAQELLRWGACFEGEFNLSHINLLMGAKPNSKAIASAIETGWTDRQDETLRWTHPLVRETIYKAMPPADRARRHQAIAENAEQFALSREAALVHWTKSPPSETAFDALYSAILSIPYRSDSRFQLSLIEAALNASEKADRPAERLKLLTMRPHFMFVLPDGMMRAIEATRQAIAEAERIPDLDENLALQAQLHCALAGQMAETGSAAHGQQNLEKFLLAHDLDDERRFIVEATLAHCAAARGDIRSALAAHKRIWPLATSGSAVARDWYGVFESTVRYALALGDEDFAQEALDFAFDLLSERPESTGLQEFWHSIQAELAWFSGQAAALQYHARALMEVSRARSGENGQYTKRDWWFLSLLYRDAAQALQLLPPMLAEARTAGARQRECHLLYFQALAMRESGRLEDALNAANESLRLAKQLDNRLMAARNLLLRGELLIESGLFGDASLSVLEAESAATELQLPELQCQWLRASAHLAIAKGEDAVSLAERAATVADEWGSALYRGLSRLTLSAALDVDGNETSKSTLEEADRWLSAYGRPRAQKALLGDGAKDGLELHIALLGSGAISLAGRKMERDHWSSPRARALFSHLALANGQPIHADSLLEQHWPHLPPDSAKVNLQTTVSAARRSLKKAFGERAGEWIRYEQGLYRLAPNVPWFTDAQRLEQAIQAAMTIAPPHEQAEALRAALDPTPGELLPEFAHEPWCAGEAARANRQIQEGLIALAQNYLQSGRYGDAVNMAEHALERDDCDEQACRLAMQALTAMGRRADAIALYHRTSDALERSLDASPSPSTQKLLQEAMNG; via the coding sequence GTGCTCTCACAACAGGCCTTTTGCGGGCGTCAAGCCGAGATCGAACAGATCGATCGCTGGCTGTTGCGCGCCGCCTCGGGTCAGGGCGGCGTGTTCTTGCTGTTGGGCGAGCCTGGCGTCGGCAAGACGACCTTGATGCGCCAATGCCTGGTAGAAGCCGAAAAGCACGGTCTGTTAGCCTTTGACGCCTGGTGCCGAGGCGCCGATTGGGAACCCCCCTGGTATCCGGCGCTGGCGCTGCTAGAACAGATCGAGCGCGAGTTTCAAGATCATCCGCAGATCGCCTCGTTTGCTCAAGCGCTCCAAAGTTGGACGGAAGCCCCTCAACGTTCAGGCTGGCACTTTGCGCATCAGCTGGGCCGACAATTGAGGACCTTTGCTCGAGTTCGCCCCTTCGTGATGCTGATCGACGACGCGCACCAAGCCTCCGACGCGCTGCTCAACATGATTCGAGGTTGGCTTCCCTTGGTACGGCACGAACCGCTCGGCATCATGCTCTGCGCTCGCAGCACGCATCGCAACGACTCGCTCCATGATCTGCTGCAGGAGACCGTTCAATACGGCCTGGGCGAATATCTGCGATTGGCCAACTTCAGCCTTGAGGAGACAGAGAGTTATCTTTCGACAGTGGGAGCGACCGTCAGCGCCGAAGAAGCGCACCGCTTAAGCCTGGGGAATCCGCTCTTTTTGGCCGAGATGGCGCGGGGCGCCGAGGTCAATGGGGAGGCTGGCCCCGAGAGCGTCCGATCGCTAGTGGCACGACGCTTTGAGAGTTTGCAGCCCGCCGCGCAAGAACTCTTGCGCTGGGGCGCTTGCTTCGAAGGAGAGTTCAATCTTAGCCACATCAATCTCTTAATGGGCGCAAAACCGAACAGCAAAGCCATCGCAAGCGCAATCGAGACAGGCTGGACGGACCGACAGGACGAGACACTGCGCTGGACCCATCCGCTGGTGCGCGAGACGATATACAAGGCGATGCCGCCTGCCGACCGCGCCCGCCGCCACCAAGCCATTGCAGAGAACGCAGAACAGTTCGCCCTCTCGCGCGAGGCCGCACTCGTCCACTGGACTAAATCGCCGCCCAGCGAAACAGCCTTCGATGCGCTCTACTCCGCTATTCTCTCCATTCCCTACCGTTCCGATTCGCGCTTCCAACTGAGCCTGATCGAGGCCGCCTTGAACGCCTCGGAAAAGGCTGACCGTCCCGCCGAGCGACTGAAGCTGCTGACTATGCGGCCTCACTTTATGTTCGTGCTGCCAGACGGCATGATGCGCGCGATCGAGGCCACCCGACAGGCGATTGCCGAGGCCGAGCGAATACCCGATTTGGACGAAAACCTTGCGCTTCAGGCCCAGCTCCATTGCGCCTTGGCCGGTCAGATGGCCGAGACCGGATCGGCCGCCCATGGCCAGCAGAACTTAGAGAAGTTCCTACTGGCGCACGATCTGGACGACGAGCGACGGTTTATCGTCGAGGCCACTTTGGCGCATTGCGCGGCTGCCCGAGGCGACATCCGATCGGCTCTGGCCGCCCACAAGCGCATTTGGCCATTGGCGACCAGCGGCTCGGCCGTTGCGCGAGACTGGTACGGCGTATTCGAATCGACCGTGCGATACGCGCTAGCGCTGGGCGACGAGGATTTTGCGCAAGAGGCGCTAGACTTTGCCTTCGATCTGCTATCGGAGCGGCCCGAATCGACCGGACTGCAGGAGTTTTGGCACTCGATCCAGGCCGAACTCGCTTGGTTCTCGGGCCAAGCCGCCGCATTGCAATACCACGCTCGCGCATTGATGGAAGTCAGCCGCGCTCGATCGGGCGAAAACGGCCAGTACACCAAGCGCGATTGGTGGTTCCTCTCCCTGCTTTACCGCGATGCGGCGCAAGCCTTGCAACTCCTGCCGCCCATGTTGGCCGAGGCGCGAACGGCGGGCGCTCGCCAGCGCGAATGCCACCTGCTCTACTTTCAGGCTTTGGCAATGCGCGAATCCGGCCGACTGGAAGATGCCCTGAATGCCGCCAACGAATCGCTGCGCCTGGCCAAGCAACTGGACAACCGGCTGATGGCCGCCCGAAATCTCCTTCTGCGCGGCGAACTGCTCATCGAATCGGGGTTATTCGGCGATGCCTCTTTATCGGTCTTAGAGGCCGAGAGCGCCGCGACCGAACTTCAACTGCCCGAACTGCAGTGCCAATGGTTGCGAGCGAGCGCTCATTTGGCAATCGCAAAAGGCGAGGACGCGGTGAGTTTAGCCGAGCGAGCGGCCACTGTGGCGGACGAGTGGGGCAGCGCGCTCTACCGGGGCCTCTCTCGGTTGACCCTGTCTGCTGCGCTAGATGTTGACGGGAACGAAACGAGCAAATCGACGCTCGAAGAGGCCGATCGCTGGCTCTCCGCCTACGGACGGCCGCGCGCTCAAAAAGCACTGTTGGGCGATGGCGCAAAGGACGGCCTGGAGCTTCACATCGCCCTCTTAGGATCGGGCGCCATCAGCCTGGCCGGTCGCAAAATGGAGCGCGACCACTGGTCCAGCCCCCGTGCAAGGGCGCTTTTCTCTCATCTGGCATTAGCGAACGGACAGCCGATACATGCCGATTCGCTGTTGGAACAGCATTGGCCGCACCTGCCGCCGGACAGCGCTAAGGTGAACTTGCAGACCACCGTCTCCGCCGCTCGACGCAGCCTAAAGAAGGCGTTTGGCGAGCGGGCGGGCGAGTGGATTCGGTACGAGCAAGGTCTCTACCGCCTTGCCCCAAATGTGCCCTGGTTCACCGATGCTCAGCGCCTGGAACAAGCGATCCAGGCCGCAATGACGATCGCGCCTCCCCACGAACAGGCCGAAGCGCTGCGCGCTGCTCTCGACCCGACGCCCGGCGAACTCCTTCCCGAATTCGCCCACGAGCCATGGTGCGCGGGCGAGGCCGCGCGCGCCAATCGGCAGATTCAAGAAGGGCTGATCGCTTTGGCGCAAAACTATCTGCAGTCCGGTCGCTATGGGGACGCTGTGAACATGGCCGAGCACGCCCTGGAACGCGACGATTGCGACGAACAGGCTTGCAGACTGGCCATGCAAGCGCTGACAGCCATGGGCCGCCGTGCAGACGCCATAGCGCTCTATCACCGCACATCTGACGCGCTGGAGCGCTCTCTGGACGCCTCGCCATCCCCTTCTACCCAAAAATTGCTCCAAGAAGCGATGAACGGGTAG
- a CDS encoding tyrosine--tRNA ligase, which produces MDALAELKWRGLIYAQTESLEDRLAKGPITAYNGFDPTAPSLHVGHLIPALNLARLMRLGHRPIAVVGGATGMVGDPSGKSDERNLLDLETIRHNAECIYAQLRQIIGEDAQFVNNYDWLSEIGLLDFLRTTAKRFTVNYMIAKESVKKRIESEHGISFTEFSYMLLQAHDFLHLYENYGCELQCGGSDQWGNIVAGVDLIRRKHPGSHAHGMVYPLLLTHDGQKFGKTERGSVWLDPEMTAPYQFYQFWYNVPDASVIDRLKTFTWLGEEQILALQDSTVARPEKREAQTVLAKELTRMIHGETAVDKAVRASQALFGGSLDGLTASEIAQIFADVPSAQIPKDELAGEGMSLIDLAARVGAASSKSEARRLLQQNGLYVNNLRPESDRVHIDQAIEGRFIALRRGAKQYYLVELV; this is translated from the coding sequence ATGGACGCATTGGCGGAGTTAAAGTGGCGGGGGCTGATCTATGCCCAGACGGAAAGCTTGGAAGATCGACTGGCCAAGGGGCCGATCACGGCTTACAACGGCTTCGATCCGACCGCGCCCAGCCTGCACGTCGGCCATTTGATCCCTGCGCTCAATTTGGCGCGGCTGATGCGATTAGGCCATAGGCCGATCGCCGTGGTGGGCGGCGCCACCGGGATGGTGGGCGACCCGAGCGGAAAGTCGGACGAGCGCAACCTGCTGGACCTGGAAACCATCCGCCACAACGCCGAGTGCATCTACGCCCAATTGCGCCAAATCATCGGAGAAGACGCGCAGTTCGTCAACAATTACGACTGGTTGAGCGAGATCGGCCTGCTCGATTTTCTGCGCACAACGGCCAAGCGCTTTACCGTCAACTACATGATCGCCAAGGAGAGCGTCAAGAAGCGGATCGAGTCGGAGCATGGCATTTCGTTTACCGAGTTTAGCTACATGCTTCTGCAGGCGCACGATTTTCTGCATCTGTACGAGAATTACGGTTGCGAACTGCAGTGCGGCGGGAGCGACCAATGGGGCAACATCGTGGCGGGCGTCGATCTCATTCGGCGCAAACATCCTGGTTCGCACGCGCACGGCATGGTCTACCCATTGTTGCTGACGCACGACGGTCAGAAGTTCGGCAAAACCGAGCGAGGCAGCGTCTGGCTCGACCCGGAGATGACTGCGCCGTACCAGTTCTACCAATTTTGGTACAATGTGCCCGATGCGAGCGTTATCGATCGTCTTAAGACTTTTACTTGGCTCGGCGAAGAGCAGATCCTTGCTCTTCAAGATTCTACGGTTGCTCGCCCAGAAAAGCGCGAAGCGCAAACGGTTTTAGCGAAAGAGCTGACCCGCATGATCCACGGCGAGACCGCGGTCGATAAGGCCGTGCGGGCTTCTCAAGCGCTCTTTGGCGGATCGTTGGACGGCCTAACCGCGAGCGAGATCGCCCAGATCTTTGCCGACGTGCCCTCAGCGCAAATCCCCAAGGACGAACTAGCAGGCGAAGGGATGTCGCTCATTGACCTTGCCGCTCGGGTTGGCGCCGCCTCCAGCAAAAGCGAAGCGCGCAGGCTGTTGCAACAGAACGGCCTTTATGTGAACAACCTGAGGCCCGAATCGGATCGCGTGCACATCGATCAGGCGATTGAGGGCCGGTTTATAGCCCTGCGGCGCGGCGCGAAACAGTACTACTTAGTGGAGTTGGTATGA
- the thiE gene encoding thiamine phosphate synthase produces MTPIEGLYAITDPTVGDPVEQARAALAGGAKIVQYRHKSAKFNVLYRNALMIKELCARHHALFVINDRPGIAWAVESPAIHLGQEDMPIELARRLLPNALVGISCDNLDEALAASERGADYVAIGPIFGTATKPDAGPLVGLEGLRQIVSRIDKPVVAIGGIHLGNIAEVARTGAAAAAVVSAVCQATDPVQATIDLVRAWNDARS; encoded by the coding sequence ATGACCCCTATCGAGGGTCTGTACGCGATTACCGACCCAACCGTTGGCGACCCGGTCGAACAGGCGCGAGCGGCCTTGGCGGGCGGGGCCAAGATCGTGCAGTATCGGCACAAGTCGGCCAAGTTCAACGTTCTTTACCGCAACGCGCTGATGATCAAGGAGCTCTGCGCCCGCCATCATGCGCTCTTCGTGATCAACGACCGACCGGGCATCGCCTGGGCGGTCGAATCTCCGGCGATTCACTTAGGCCAAGAAGACATGCCAATCGAACTGGCGCGACGTTTACTGCCCAATGCTCTGGTCGGAATTTCGTGCGATAACTTGGACGAAGCGCTGGCGGCCTCCGAGCGCGGCGCGGATTATGTGGCGATCGGGCCAATTTTTGGCACGGCCACCAAACCGGATGCCGGGCCCCTAGTGGGGTTGGAGGGGCTGAGGCAAATCGTCTCGCGCATCGATAAACCGGTCGTCGCGATCGGAGGCATTCATCTTGGCAACATCGCGGAGGTTGCGCGGACGGGCGCGGCGGCCGCGGCGGTCGTGTCTGCCGTCTGCCAGGCAACAGACCCCGTGCAAGCGACCATCGACCTGGTTCGAGCCTGGAACGATGCGCGAAGTTGA